One segment of Apus apus isolate bApuApu2 chromosome 1, bApuApu2.pri.cur, whole genome shotgun sequence DNA contains the following:
- the ATN1 gene encoding atrophin-1, whose amino-acid sequence MFSSSRAKENGGPTPKRMKTRQNKDSMSMRSGRKKETPGPREELRSRGRASPGGVSTSSSDGKAEKSRQATKKGRVEESCTPKGSKQGRTEEISESEGEDTNAPKKPKTEELPCPPSPSDVDSLDGHSFNDEMGSDPRDIDQDNRSTSPSVYSPGSVENDSDSSSVLSQGPSHSYHHPPLFPQSPPVAPPPDSLARAPEPSFGLPGEVHPQGPPAGSYHSQLEGQASRIFQAQAPQTPASSSSSAIAAPSAPPSSSSSSSSSSSSSSSSTHASLYPAANVVQVGAKIASGVGGLPAPGAREQALGAKHNPPPTTPISLASVAGGLPPQKTPPANPPAAPPASAPNFPHVSANLPPPPALRPLNNAVAASSSPGMVGQALSGHLPSPHSMGQEKGPALAPSRYPYAPPPLPPSTSSAQYPQPSPSQPLPSYTASYGHSFPPPGGLSVSSQPPKYTQPSLPSQPVWSQGPPPYSRPLGNAGSHPAAPFPGQPPHHQQQPQQHHHSHGSGGGVSSAASVPPQPSGAYPHGLESGNHHHPHATYGLRLYPPHSQAAYSQAPSASAAAAAPSSSSSSSSSSSSSTASSQGSYPSMCAHPPGQSPATYTFPPPPPPSPAHGAGPPVTSAATTLSTVIATMASPSAAPYKTVSPPVPPSAVTPYGKRAASPVPTFQPPAPYKPGSPPSSSAAPFRAATPPGYRVASSPVAGGYKAPSPASSAPPPLPGSMAAPAPPPPQLPLSAAQIKQEPSEEYEPPESPVPPARSPSPPPKVVDVPSHASQSARFNKHLDRGFNSCSRTDLYFVPLDGSKLAKKRADLVEKVRREAEQKAREEKEREREREREKEREREKERELERSVKMAQEGRPVECSSLGPVPHRPSFEQGSAVATVPPYLGPDTPALRTLSEYARPHVMSPSNRNHPFYVPLGAVDPGLLGYNVPAIYSSDPATRERELREREARERDLRDRDLRERLKPGFEVKPAELEQLHAMPAAAMDPFPRHGGLSLQTAPGLHPAFPFHPGLGHLERERLALAAGPTLRPDMSYAERLAAERQHAERVAALSNDPLARLQMLNVTPHHHQHSHIHSHLHLHQQDAIHAASASVHPLIDPLASGSHLTRIPYPAGTIPNPLLPHPLHENEVLRHQLFAAPYRDLPGSLSAPMSAAHQLQAMHAQSAELQRLALEQQQWLHAHHPLHGVPLPTQEDYYSHLKKESDKPL is encoded by the exons AAAGGCCGGGTGGAGGAATCGTGCACCCCCAAGGGCAGCAAGCAGGGCCGAACAGAAGAGATCTCAGAGAGTGAAGGGGAGGACACCAAtgcccccaaaaaacccaaaactgag GAGTTGCCCTGTCCTCCATCCCCATCTGATGTTGACAGCCTAGATGGCCACAGCTTCAATGATGAGATGGGCAGTGACCCACGGGACATTGACCAGGATAACAGGAGCACTTCTCCCAGCGTCTACAGCCCTGGCAGCGTGGAGAATGACTCCGACTCCTCCTCCGTGCTGTCCCAGGGGCCGTCTCACTCCTACCACCACCCCCCGCTCTTCCCCCAGAGCCCACCGGTAGCTCCCCCTCCTGACAGCCTGGCCCGTGCCCCCGAGCCCAGCTTTGGGCTCCCGGGTGAGGTGCACCCCCAGGGACCCCCTGCAGGGAGCTACCACTCCCAGCTGGAGGGGCAGGCCTCCCGCATTTTCCAGGCTCAAGCCCCACAGACacccgcctcctcctcctcctccgccattgctgctccttctgctcccccttcctcctcctcctcttcctcctcctcctcctcttcctcctcctcctccacccacGCTTCTCTTTACCCTGCGGCCAATGTGGTCCAGGTTGGGGCCAAAATTGCCAGTGGAGTGGGGGGGCTCCCCGCGCCAGGGGCTCGCGAGCAGGCTCTCGGCGCCAAGCACAATCCGCCACCCACCACTCCCATCTCGCTGGCGTCGGTGGCCGGGGGGCTCCCCCCACAAAAGACGCCCCCAGCCAACCCCCCGGCCGCTCCCCCTGCCTCAGCCCCGAACTTCCCCCACGTCTCTGCCAATCTGCCTCCCCCCCCGGCCCTGCGCCCACTCAACAACGCGGTGGCTGCCTCCAGCTCCCCGGGGATGGTGGGGCAGGCCCTGAGCGGccaccttccctctccccacagcatggggcaggagaagggcCCGGCCCTGGCCCCCTCCCGCTACCCCTACGCCCCGCCGCCCCTGCCGCCCTCCACCTCCTCAGCCCAGTACCCCCAGCCCTCCCCGAGCCAGCCGCTGCCCAGTTACACGGCCTCCTACGGCcactccttccccccccccggcGGCCTCTCCGTCTCCAGCCAGCCCCCCAAGTAcacccagccctccctgccctcccagcctgTCTGGAGCCAGGGGCCGCCCCCCTACAGCCGCCCCCTGGGCAACGCTGGCTCCCACCCTGCCGCCCCCTTCCCTGGCCAGCCCcctcaccaccagcagcagccccagcagcaccaccacagcCACGGGAGCGGCGGGGGGGTTTCCTCGGCTGCCTCtgtccccccccagccctccgGGGCTTACCCCCACGGCCTGGAGTCAGGCAACCATCACCATCCCCACGCCACCTACGGGCTACGCCTCTACCCCCCGCACAGCCAGGCAGCTTACAGCCAGGCTCCCTCGGCCTCCGCCGCTGCGGCggccccctcctcctcctcctcctcctcctcctcctcatcttcctccACCGCCTCTTCCCAGGGAAGCTACCCCAGCATGTGCGCTCACCCTCCGGGGCAGAGTCCTGCCACCTACACCTTCCCCCCGCCgccacccccctcccctgcccatGGGGCTGGCCCTCCGGTCACCTCCGCTGCCACCACCCTCTCCACAGTCATTGCCACCATGGCCTCTCCCTCAGCTGCCCCCTACAAGACTGTGTCGCCTCCGGTACCCCCCTCAGCCGTGACACCCTACGGGAAACGAGCAGCCTCCCCTGTCCCCACcttccagcccccagccccctaCAAGCCAGGCTCACCCCCCTCTTCCTCAGCTGCCCCTTTCCGGGCAGCCACCCCTCCCGGCTACCGAGTGGCCTCCTCCCCTGTGGCAGGGGGCTACAAAGCCCCCTcgcctgcctcctctgccccaCCACCCCTTCCAGGGAGCATGGCTGCTCCGGCCCCCCCGCCGCCGCAGCTGCCCCTCAGTGCTGCGCAGATTAAGCAGGAGCCGTCGGAGGAGTATGAGCCCCCCGAGAGCCCCGTGCCGCCCGCTCGCAGCCCCTCGCCGCCCCCCAAGGTGGTGGATGTGCCCAGCCATGCCAGCCAGTCAGCCAG ATTCAACAAACACCTGGACCGTGGCTTCAACTCCTGCTCTCGCACGGACCTGTACTTCGTGCCCCTCGATGGCTCCAAGCTGGCCAAGAAGAGGGCAGACTTGGTGGAGAAGGTGCGGCGAGAGGCTGAGCAGAAGGCACGGGAAGAGAAGGAGCGGGAACGAGAGCGGGAACGAGAGAAGGAGCGAGAGCGGGAGAAGGAGCGGGAGCTGGAGAGGAGTGTG AAGATGGCCCAGGAGGGCCGGCCGGTTGAGTGCTCTTCCCTCGGGCCGGTTCCCCACCGCCCCTCCTTCGAGCAGGGCAGTGCCGTAGCGACTGTTCCCCCATACCTGGGCCCCGACACCCCGGCTCTGCGCACCCTGAGCGAATACGCACGGCCCCACGTCATGTCCCCCAGCAACCGCAACCACCCTTTCTACGTGCCGCTGGGTGCTGTCGACCCAGGCTTGCTGGGGTACAACGTGCCGGCCATCTACAGCAGTGATCCGGCAACGCGGGAGCGGGAGCTGAGGGAACGGGAAGCCCGCGAACGAGACCTGAGGGACCGGGACCTGCGAGAACGTCTCAAGCCCGGCTTTGAAGTCAAGCCAGCcgagctggagcagctccacgCTATGCCAGCCGCTGCCATGGATCCGTTCCCGCGCCATGGCGGGCTGAGTCTGCAGACAGCCCCTGGCCTTCATCCCGCTTTTCCCTTCCACCCAGGGCTGGGCCACTTGGAGCGGGAGAGGCTGGCGCTGGCAGCTGGCCCGACCCTTCGTCCTGACATGTCCTACGCTGAGCGCTTGGCCGCTGAGCGCCAGCACGCCGAGCGGGTGGCTGCTCTCAGCAACGACCCTCTGGCCCGCCTGCAGATGCTCAATGTGACCCCTCATCACCATCAGCATTCCCACATCCACtctcacctccatctccacCAGCAGGATGCCATACATGCAG cctcaGCCTCTGTTCACCCTCTTATCGACCCTCTCGCCTCGGGATCACACCTTACCCGGATACCATACCCAGCTGGGACCATCCCCAACCCTCTCCTGCCTCACCCTCTACATGAAAACGAAGTCCTGCGCCACCAGCTTTTTG ctgcaccctACAGGGACCTGCCGGGCTCTCTCTCCGCGCCCATGTCAGCAGCACACCAGCTGCAGGCCATGCACGCGCAGTCAGCTGAGCTGCAGCGcctggctctggagcagcagcagtggcttcATGCCCATCACCCCCTGCACGGTGTGCCGCTCCCCACGCAGGAGGATTACTACAG TCACCTGAAGAAAGAAAGTGACAAACCCCTTTAA